Below is a genomic region from Gemmatimonadota bacterium.
TGGAGAGGAGGAGTTTCCGGTAGTTCTCCGCCTGCCGCTCCGTGTTCGAGCGAAAGCGCACCTTCCCGATCTTCGTCACCCCATCCACGATCGAGGTCACTTCGGGGCCGAACCTCTGCTCCACGTCCGTCAGGGAGTATTGCGTGTCCTCCACGACATCGTGGATGAGCCCCGCGATAATCGAGGCCGTGTCGAGCTTGAACTGGGCGAGGATCGTGGCGACCTCCACCGCGTGACTGACGAAGGTCTCTCCCGAGGCGCGTTTCTGCCCGCGATGTGCCTCCTCCGCCAGCTCGTACGCCTCGCGAATCTTGTCCACGTCGAGGCGGCGGGCATACCCCTCCAGCGCCCGCGCGAGCTCGCGCGGAATCCCCCGGATGGTCGGGGAGGCGGAAGGGGCCGCTTCGGCGGGGGGACTCATGGCCGGGGATCGGGCTCGGGGGGTCTGCCGCATCCGGGAAGTCGCACGAAGGGGAACAGTTGAAATCTAGCGTCCTCCGGGTCCCTGAAACACGGTACGGCGAGAACGGGGCGGAGGGGCGGCCCTTCGTGCGGTCCGGGAGAGTCCGTGGAAGGCCTTTAGTCGGCGGTGTCCCACCCTCCGTCCGAGACGATGACGTGGTCCAGGACGCGGATGCCGATGGCCCGGCCCGCTTCGACCATCTGGCGCGTGACCGCGCGGTCCTCGGCGGAAGGGCTCGGGTCGCCGGAGGGATGATTGTGTACGAGGACGATCGCCGACGCCTTCCCCACGATCGCCGGGCGAAATACTTCCCGGGGATGGATCAGGGATGCGTCGAGGATCCCCCGGGTCACCGTGATGTCGTCGAGGACCCGGTGCTGGCTGTTCAGGAGGAGGGCGTGGAACTCCTCGTGGGGAAGGTCCCGTAGTCGGGGAGCCATCAGGGCGAACACATCGGAGGGGCCCCGGATTCGCGGGCGTTCGGGAAGGTGCTCCTCCACGGCGCGCCGCCCCAGCTCCAGCGCCGCCAGGATGCGGGCGGAAGTGGCCTGGCCGACGCCCCCGACGGTCTCCAGGTCCGGGCCGGTCATCCCGCTCAGAATGCGCAGGCGTCCTCCCGTTGCCGCAAGAATCCGGTCCGCCACCCGGAGAGCGGAGTGGCCGCCGGAACCCGCCCCGATGAGGAGAGCGAGGAGCTCCCGGTGCGAGAGGGCCCGCGCACCCACCGCGCGCATCCTTTCCCTCGGCCTTTGGCCACGCGGAGTCTCACCGGTCGGCATCCCCAAAGCTCCTGGGAGGCGATCAGCAAGAGATCAGCGCGGGACGATCTGCTCGACGGTTCCGTCCCCGTTCAGGATGTAGATCGGCTCGACGACGACGTCGTTCAGCGGGATGCGGGTGCCGGGCTCAGCCGCCGCTCCAGGCGCTCCGGGCGCCGGAATGGCGTAGGCGTCGGCGGCTCCGAGGTTCACGCTGTACCCGAGGTCTCCGAGCGCCGCAATGGACATTCTGCTGAGGGGCATGAAGGCGCTGTTTTCGATGAATCCGGTCATGACCTCGTGGTCGAAGACCGACTCCCGCCAGTGGGCGTCGGCCGTTCCCGGAGGGAATTCGTTCGTCTCGACCGGAATGTTCGCGTCGCTCCCACCGAGGGAGTGGTACGCCGCGATTCCACTCGCACCGACGAAGCGGGGATTCGATCCTCCCTCGCCGATGAGGAAGTCTCTCGGCGGAAAATCCCAGATCGTCCCGATTCCGATGACGTGCCCGATTTCGTGGATGATCA
It encodes:
- the radC gene encoding DNA repair protein RadC: MPTGETPRGQRPRERMRAVGARALSHRELLALLIGAGSGGHSALRVADRILAATGGRLRILSGMTGPDLETVGGVGQATSARILAALELGRRAVEEHLPERPRIRGPSDVFALMAPRLRDLPHEEFHALLLNSQHRVLDDITVTRGILDASLIHPREVFRPAIVGKASAIVLVHNHPSGDPSPSAEDRAVTRQMVEAGRAIGIRVLDHVIVSDGGWDTAD